In the genome of Ignavibacteriales bacterium, one region contains:
- a CDS encoding acetyl-CoA carboxylase biotin carboxyl carrier protein subunit yields the protein MNEFVVTINNKKILVKYIGENRITVDGNEVEYEIENINGNGYLLRLENNIFELHSKKISDDSSIITQGSKTFEVTARTSLQEKALELLSIKNSLNHETEVKAPMPGMILKIKKQVGDTVASGDSIMILEAMKMENELRSVAPGKIKSINVKEGSAVEKGTVLFVIE from the coding sequence ATGAATGAATTTGTTGTTACCATCAACAATAAAAAAATTCTTGTAAAGTACATTGGAGAAAACCGGATCACTGTTGATGGAAATGAAGTTGAATATGAAATAGAAAATATAAACGGTAACGGCTATTTACTTCGTTTGGAGAACAACATCTTTGAACTTCATTCAAAAAAAATAAGCGATGATTCGTCCATAATCACTCAGGGCAGCAAAACATTTGAGGTAACAGCCAGAACATCATTACAGGAAAAGGCTCTCGAGTTATTGAGTATAAAAAATTCGTTGAACCATGAAACTGAAGTAAAGGCTCCAATGCCTGGAATGATTTTGAAAATCAAAAAACAGGTCGGCGATACTGTTGCATCCGGCGATTCTATTATGATACTGGAAGCTATGAAGATGGAAAATGAATTGCGATCAGTAGCTCCTGGTAAAATAAAATCTATCAATGTTAAAGAAGGAAGTGCTGTTGAAAAAGGAACAGTGCTTTTTGTCATAGAATAA
- a CDS encoding acetyl-CoA carboxylase biotin carboxylase subunit produces MIKKILIANRGEIAVRIIRACKELGITSVAVYSNEDKLSLHTKLADESYPLKGSTASETYLNKEKIFSTIEQSGADAIHPGYGFFSENADFIREAENRNIIFIGPSADSVLMMGSKTSARRLMTDHKVPVVPGTLTPLSSLEEGLQESERIGYPVLLKAAAGGGGKGMRTVFSKDEFISAYDATKREALKSFADDSVYIEKFILNPRHIEVQVIADKQGNYVHLFERECSIQRRHQKIIEEAPSAFIDSETRTKLTQAAINAAKACRYYNAGTIEFLVDSQKNFYFLEMNTRLQVEHPVTEFITGIDLVKEQISIANGNKLSFMQEDLKISGHAIECRVYAEDPSNNFLPSTGTLEHYRQPAGPGVRVDSGFESGSSVSIYFDPMIAKLICWTKERKNTIKVCHRALSEFQIAGVINNIEFLKSLLEDDAYQRNDISINYIEDSFLKNNGVLKSNDPAETAAAVLASLLKMKKNHKTSISPSSNKWRDQNYE; encoded by the coding sequence TTGATAAAAAAAATCCTGATCGCCAACAGGGGAGAAATTGCTGTACGAATTATCAGAGCTTGCAAAGAACTTGGGATAACTTCTGTTGCTGTCTATTCAAATGAAGATAAATTATCTCTTCATACAAAACTGGCGGATGAGTCATATCCATTAAAAGGTTCAACTGCTTCTGAAACCTATCTGAACAAAGAAAAAATTTTTTCAACCATTGAACAATCCGGAGCTGACGCAATTCACCCGGGTTATGGTTTCTTTTCAGAGAATGCTGATTTTATCAGAGAAGCTGAAAATCGAAATATTATATTTATCGGACCATCAGCCGATTCTGTTCTGATGATGGGAAGTAAAACATCCGCAAGAAGATTAATGACTGATCATAAAGTTCCCGTCGTTCCCGGTACATTAACTCCACTCAGTTCACTTGAAGAAGGATTACAGGAAAGTGAGAGGATAGGTTATCCAGTACTTCTTAAAGCTGCGGCAGGCGGAGGCGGTAAAGGAATGCGTACAGTCTTTAGCAAGGATGAATTTATATCAGCATACGATGCAACAAAACGCGAAGCCCTCAAATCATTTGCTGATGATTCAGTTTACATAGAAAAGTTTATTCTTAATCCACGCCATATTGAAGTTCAGGTCATTGCGGATAAACAGGGTAATTATGTTCACCTGTTTGAACGTGAATGTTCAATACAGCGCAGGCATCAGAAAATTATTGAGGAAGCGCCATCAGCTTTTATTGATAGCGAGACAAGGACTAAACTTACACAGGCGGCAATCAACGCAGCAAAGGCTTGTCGCTATTACAATGCAGGTACGATAGAATTTCTTGTCGACTCTCAAAAGAATTTTTATTTCCTTGAGATGAATACCCGTCTCCAGGTTGAACATCCTGTGACCGAATTTATTACAGGAATTGATCTTGTTAAAGAGCAGATCAGTATCGCAAATGGAAATAAATTATCATTCATGCAGGAAGATTTAAAAATTTCCGGTCACGCAATTGAATGCCGTGTTTACGCAGAAGACCCGTCAAATAATTTTCTGCCGTCAACCGGGACACTTGAGCATTATCGTCAGCCTGCTGGTCCGGGAGTGCGTGTGGATAGTGGTTTTGAATCCGGTTCATCTGTTTCTATATACTTCGATCCTATGATTGCAAAATTAATTTGCTGGACAAAAGAGCGTAAGAACACAATTAAGGTTTGTCATCGTGCATTGAGTGAATTTCAAATCGCCGGAGTGATAAACAATATTGAATTCTTAAAATCACTGCTTGAGGATGATGCGTATCAAAGAAATGATATAAGCATAAACTATATCGAAGACAGCTTTCTGAAGAATAATGGAGTGCTCAAATCGAATGATCCAGCAGAAACTGCTGCTGCCGTGCTTGCCTCGCTGCTGAAGATGAAAAAAAATCACAAGACTTCAATTTCTCCTTCATCAAATAAATGGAGAGATCAGAATTATGAATGA